The Zeugodacus cucurbitae isolate PBARC_wt_2022May chromosome 4, idZeuCucr1.2, whole genome shotgun sequence genome includes the window GTAATCGTAGAGAAGACAAGTAGATGCTTTAATTAGTATCGAACGTATACAGAAACCCGATTTAttggtagatatgtatgtggaaTACCTATAGACTCGTATACAATTGGTGTTAGGAACTCTCGCTacgttattatttttcattttcagtaAAACTAAGCATTAAAAAAGTATGAACTTTATATTATTGTAGTCTTATATTCCGCAATATTACTTTAAAACAAAAGTTTAGTAATGGCACCAAAACTGTTTATTGAATTAACTCAATTTCTATAAGTCCATCAAAGTCCATTGTTATTAACATCGCAATGTGGACTGTAGAGGTTAGTGAATAcattaattttgatttgaatAGATTAAGCTCAGCATAGTATTAAAAGAAACCAGTGAAATGGGATACTTGTCATGATTGGGTTCAAAACTTTATAACTTGGGAACGACTCAACCAATATTGAAAAgacaatattcaaaactaaagaTATTCAATGTGCGCTCACAGATGATCAATGGGGTTAAGATCTGGACTCTGAGGAGGATATGGCAACACTTCTTTAACATTGTAAAGCAACCACTCCCTTAAAATCAGCGCCGTATGCTTTTGGTCgttttttttcaactattttagaaATATGCACCTTCAATATGTCCAAGTATCTGATTTTGTTCATAAAGCCCCCAACAAACCAAAACGAACCTACTCCTTTTCCCGTCATTACCCCCCAAACCATTACATGACCACCCCCATGTTTTACTGTGTCATCCACATTAGCCTGAGTGAGAGTAGTACCTTCATTAATCCAGACAAAAGAGCGACCGTCAGaggcaaataaattgaattttgattCATCAGTAAAAATAACGTTGCTCCAAAATTCCAACTGCGAATATTTTCGGGTTTACTTTTATCAATCAATGTTGGAGACTTTCTCTCTACCACTTTTTCTTTGAAAAGAGGAAAATGGTCTTAAAAATGTTGTTATTGCTCGACGATGTATCGTCTAGCCTGCAAAGGTTGTCCATAATACCGACATCAAACGTCAGTCACAGCTTTCCTTCATCATTCAGGTGAATATTATATTCCCTACattgaataaaatatgtaaagaaatttttcttttttcgtttcCAATGTCAGGAATCTGGCATTAACTAATAAGCACCTACATAATTGAGTGTGTATGAACACCTTACTCGAAACTCATCATCTCAGCCAGTAGTACAAAGTAGATATTTTTCGATCACTTGGATTAATATTATCGAATATGCTCTTTAAGGTAAAAAtgatgcttcttcttcttttgcgAAGTTTAGAGATCTAAATGTTTCTATGCACTTTACCTTAAAACCATTATATGACGGCTGTAAATGAAAACTCATAGAAGTCATTTGACTTAAACCACTTTAGCAACGCGGTCAAATCTCACCcagaaaattactttaaaaaattattaaagatacGCTTTTGTATTTCCACTTGATGCAAgctatatttatatgcttataaTATTATTAGGCTACAAACTCATACTCATACCATATCTTAAGCTACGCATAATAAATAAGACTAAGAATAAATAACTCTAAAATTAATCACAGCGATACTTAGCTAACTTAAAAATAGATTGTCTTAAATACCAGAAGataactaaatattaaatacttatATCAATTACTACAAGTAGTATCTGACTTCATCGTGAAAGCTGTGTACTAATGGTCATGGAATCTTTCTCGGCGCTCATGGCTAATTTAATCAGTTTTGAACAGCGTGACACCTGCTTCTGCAGATGTTTCTTGAATGACATTTCTCGGCATATGATGCGCAGGTCATCGTCGCTGCGATTATGCAAATTCTGCATGTTCTCATGGATTAGGGATTCGGTGAGCGAGATCTTCGATTTGGCGACGCTCAGGCCACGTGTATTGCGACGGCGCAGCTCCTCCTGATACATGAACAGTTGATAGTGGACGGATgatttgcttttgctgttgttgacgttgttgctgctggcactgttggtgttgttgcgaATCAAGGAACCcattttatgatatttgttGAAGTTAAGTTTTAATGAAGGCACTATTTGCTTGAGTTAAGTTTTAAGTTGCTTGATTCTTCAgttaagttttaaattcaaGTAGCTGCTCACTGCcgttattaacaaatattatttatgagatAAACACTTAAGATTTTTAACTGCAAAAATTTTAGTATATACTGGGAGAGACAGTTGTTGACCGTAAACACACACGTTAGAGGCTAATGCACGAATGATGAGTCCTTGCTGGCATGCTGTGCGCTTTTATACTCACACCTTGGCCGCAGGTCGCTAGTCGGCGGTAAACGCGTTTGTGTGTGGATAGGTGAATACTACCTGGTGGGCCTTCTTTGTTGTATTGTTGCACACCTGTGTTTTCCGCGCACTTCGTGCATGCTGCAGTTGCGTGTATCCTTGCGCGAAAGACCTTTAATCCTCAAACACCTTTATGCTGGGCGTTTCTAGAGCGCATCAACAGCTCGGCAGCAGCAAATCACTTTAGCCAACAAAAGGCTTCACGCAAAGGCATTTATGGAAAGGTGTAGTAAAAATTGACGCACGCATTGTGCGCCTGATCATCTCGCGTTTCCGTGAAAATGGCAATTACGAGCAGCGCCGTGTCGCCATCCGAACAATGGGCTTCTGGCGGTCGCGTCTAGACACGAATTTAGGCGGATTCAAAGGTGAGCGGAATTGATGTCAATATTTTCGCATTGTTTTAGTTTGTGGCCACTGCCATTCACCAGGATTCCGCATATTCGTAATCcgctaaacaaacaacaattgtaTGTGTCTAGGGGCCTAGCATCTATATCCGCTGTATGCCACTTACAATTACGAATGTTTTGCTTAGACCTGTCGGCAACAATGCAAACGTCTCGAAACATTTACAGAACATTTTAAATGTCCAAACAATGCAATGACATTTAAAATCCTGTAAAATATTTGCTCGCACAAGAATGGTCTTAGACTAAACGGCAGTAATTGGGATTTCCCCGCATTCAACACAAAACTGTGTCATTGAGTCGAAggtaaaaaatgtgtttgtagCATGTTCGTTTGTATGGGTATAAATATTGTGGTACAGTTAACTATCAAAAGCAATTGATCGACAGTGTCAACTGTACTTTTAGcagaataatatatttttggagagggaaattaaaacaaaaatatattcttttataCTGTAACAACAGGTTTATCCAATGAAAAGTGTGATTAAATATATCATAGCATGAATATGAAGAATTGGGGCTAATACCAGAAATAAAATTCGTAGAGAATTGTTAAACTTGAGAAatcaaaaagtaataatattaaaaggcaGTTTACTATTTGCGTATTTGAAGACCAATTTCACAAGTTTTCTGCTTCAAAATACATTAACACAAATATATGATCAAGccatcgttctaccgcaactttcaaatttgcttcccagttatgaaataaataaaaacattgtgAAAACTACTCATATCTCAGATTAACATATCCCAACTGCCACAAACCATCAcaaatcgacatattattaggcagtTCAAAGCAGTatactattgtttggctcttgccgcctgtatcccatgcctttgttacatgatttatgcaattcataagtgtaatgtcatatttattgttcacctccatacgatatagagagactcttttaaaatcctgcctcgatagtaaaattttaaattttgtattatgccctggtttGAGTTTGAGTTATGAAAGGCAATTAGTAATAATAGTAAAAGTAATTTGATATCTAAAcgatattgccaattcaaaagctcgagttatggatgttccactgtatttaaataATCAGTTGAGAAAGTTCTGGGAAATAGAAGAAATACCTTAGATCATTCAGAAGACCAGATGAATGAAGAATGTTACAAGTTCACAACAAACAACATTTAAAGAAGTCAGAATATCAGCCGGACAGCATAACTCATAAtaggttcatctaaaatcaataatccaaaaatatttcgatagtatttGGATAGATCACGttttgaacgaaggaaaaagaaACATATTGAAATCTGAATTTTTGGAATGCTTTGAACAAAAAAACCACTTTATTTGatgaatttttgattatttcatagatgtgtgcaaaatttgaatgaTTATTCATTACTTTTCGAGATATCGAGTCTACTGACTTAAAAAGAataagttttgagataaacgtgtTTAAAGGGCAGAACTTCCAAAGGCTCTCTTAATCTCTTATAATTTTACTGGGAtcgaaaaaaagattttaaaacccacctaacccctttaGTTGGGCGGTTGGTTTTACAAACAATAATTTGGTGAACAAAACTCGTTGACTGAATgcttttgattatattttaacTTAGGTACTTTAATATGTTTTCTAGCAAAGAAGAACGGGTTGAAGGTGTTACCTCTCTCTGTTCTGCAACACTGTGACCTTGAATTCCTAAAGTGTTATATTGTGTTCTGAATTATAATCTGTACCaaaccaaaaatacatacatatgtatttagtaagCATTAGGTAACTAGCTACTTTACTTTTGAACTAATTCACCTAGATAGTAAATCCCCTTATTTATTCGCCGTTAATTATGCAATCACAGGTAGATGTGAAAATAATCCTGTCACCTGATCGAAAGCGCTATAAATTCTTTGCACATGCACTTCAGCACATCATTAACAGTTCTTCAGTTAAACTAAAAGGATTAGCTTACGAACCACGAAAAAACCCAAAAATACTACTTTACATCATCACCGTCGACAACTAAAACTCAATCAATAGAAATGGCCACCAAACGTCAACACACACCGGGTACCTCACTCACCTACGATCTCTTTATGCATTTGGAGGAGCTGCGGCGCCCCACTCAGCAGCCATTGCGTCTGAACAAATCGAAAGTGGTGCTGACAACGCGCCTCATCACGGAAAACATACAGAACATACAAAAGTGCAGCACCGCAGATTTGAAAGTCATCAGCCGTGAGTTGATCTTCAAGGAGCAGTTGCGTCAACAAATCAGTAGCATGAAAACCGCCATGAGGCAGAGTCCAAAACGCAGTCCACGAAAAAGTCTGACGGAGGCGCAGAGCTAacatcaaaaaataacggagaTATTTAGTAATAAACACAGAGTTAGTTGATAGTAGGGATCTTTTTCGTTTAGGAACTATTTAGTCCATTTTGCATGCAATGTATTTAGTGTTAGtgttagaaaatttaataaagtctaagaaaaacaacaaaaaccaaaaatcatATTGTTTCACTTTCCTCATAATCACTAGATAACTTCGCCGTGACCGCTATCACCAAGACCATAAGATCATTGTTAGGCaaataaaagcgaaatttttgtgtgtgttgttttttggttttaacacacacataaaaacatTTCTCATTGCAGTTTAACTTTTGATATCCGAAGATTTGTTGACGGTCGCACTTTCTTCACATGATTGTACCAATGTGTGGTTTGGTGTATGTGAATCTGCACTCAGGTAGAAACTGCTAAAGTCCAACAGCTAGCCTAACAAATTACCATAATAGTTATGAGTGTGTATAaacgcatgtacatacatacatatgtaatgcatGTAGATACGCTGTGAAAACTTTCACTGATGCGCCTTTCTTTAGTATACCCAGCTGTTTACCCATATTTATTTCTCAGACTTAAATCATGTTGGAAGAATGAAAATGAACATTTTATGAGAAGCTTGTGGTGAACACTTAAatgcagacatatgtacatacaagttcgtatgtaaacaattaataataaaggGCGTTAAAGACATTAATGAACTCACTAAAGCGCTTGTGTTTGCGTGtatgtgcaaaaataaatatttatatacatacatacttatatttgaAAGggaaacaaattacaaaattttattggttTGATTGCTCGAAAATTAcgcttagtttttttattttctattctttatattttaatttaacatacCGATCAGcaaacttgtatgtatgtgcatagacACGTGTGTAGTATATGCTTTTCTTGAATTGTTGGCTTTCGGCTTTGAGTTAAGCTCTTGTTGTGGCTAATATCTGTTGCCTTTGCTCTTTGCGCTGACCGGTTTTCATGGTAGTCCATTAAGTTTGCGAGCAGATAGGTcgctgaatatatttattttctactaaatatatatacattatatgtgTACCcattgtatatgcatatgtaccaTCAAGAGttagttaatatatgtatttacatttgctTTTGAATAGCCAAGTGTAACAAACTAAATtgaagaatacatgttttaattgtACTGTGTACAATGtatttttatctatattttaaagctttttgaaaattgtttttctttttattttttatttttattttaattaaaattctataactcgaagttttttgtggattacggtgattcgagttagagaagttccactgtagtttgaAACACTTTGGCGGCAGCCACCAGCTTCATTAAGATTAACACAACAATTATGTTCTTGATGATCTTTTTTCCTGTATATGTCTTTGAACTATCATATTCTTGGAATTGATTTATGTTTCTATGTTTCACAATTAGATTGATATAAATTATACAGTTTTAAACTAGTTTTATGATCTGACTCTAAATCTAAAATAAACTGCAACAAAATTCTCGAAGGCGTAtagaaattgaataaattagctAACTCAGGGGACTTAATGATAGACCTCAGGCAGTGTAATATTCAAACAATTTGCGTCTACTGTTAAGCAAACAATATCGATATCTAATGAATGATCCTTATAATATGGGTTCCACATGAATGAACTATATAGCTGATTCAGTACAATGAAGAACATAGAGACCTTAATGTTAGAGGTTTTATAGTTctctgatttatttttataaaatcaattatGACAAGTGAGATATTGCAACAAGTAAAGCTATGAGCTGAGATAGTAAATTTTTTCAGTCAAAATTAGCTCAAAaatcttttatataatgggaacAGTTGAGAAATAAACGATTTGGTTAGAACTGATtggtatatacagttgaacttccctaactcgagaAATAGCTTAAAGGCATCTGAGAACACAAAAGTCcaatttgcaattttcaaaatttgttgaattgAGAACTTTTTATTACTGTTGGGAAATATCGAAAATCTGTATTGTTTGTCAACTATATCGCCATTGGGTGATGAATCTTCTATGGCAATGGGTTTATTAGTCTAGTATAGTATCTCGTAGTTGGCAAGAATTCCAAGACTCAAGAATAGTTCTGCAagcaatttgaaaatgttttgtgCTCGCTtaacaattgaaaacatttctgACTGATATTATAGACTACAATTAGAGCAACCACAAACGTTAAACTCCGTCTTAACTAGTAAGTTCATATAGCATTTGTGTTAATTAGCTTTCTATCAGAGTTTCGAGTTCGTTCTtctaaaaataacatttatatgCAGGGAATGAATAAAATATCTTCGTTATACAGTGTGTTTGGTTCGGGGCCACTAAAATTCTTTATACAATAAACTCTTATCCAGTACAATTAAatctattgttttttaatagtcCAAATTAGTTTCGAACGGATTGCAATTATTTAGTAAATGGTATTTGCCATTGTGACCCCAGGTGGTTGATTTCTATACACTTTGAAATTGCTCAGTATGAGCTTGTGTAAATAGCAAGAATTGCTAGGTGTAGCGTTTAAATGGCGCCAGTGCGCCAAAATGCTCAGCAGTAAGCGTAATTATGGAAATGTCAAAAGTGCTAGAATCGTTGACGCCCGCTGATCTGGCTGACATGATCCGACTTAACGTCAAAAGCAACAACCAAAGAGCGCCTTCGGCTAAAAACACAGCTATCGACAAACGGTAGATACGTCTGTATGTCAGCCGCGTAATTGTaaatagcaaaacaaaagaaataaatacaaacaaaacaacacacacatgtgcTTGAGTTCGCTACAACAAGAATGAATTAGCTTTGAAGCCAAACAATAAAGCCCAAAAGCTTAGCTGTTGAGCGACTTCAGTACGGTTTGGGGTAGCGTTATGTGCGTGTGtgattgtgtgtttgtatgtgtgaatgCGTCCATCATTGCGGATTCAATTGGCAATCGTTAAGCtattaaaagcaatttaaaaatctcagtgcaaaaGGTGAAGCCGAAGCCACACACAAGTGAGCGGCAGCGGTGCGACGCGCATAGCGGCCATACATGTACACATACAGACGAacaagtgtgagtgtgtgcatttttttcattttagcgATTAGTTAATGCCTTTAATTGGTCACTTTTAAAATTCACGACTTTTGagttttgttttctttgcttCTTTCTTGCGGGCAATTACTAGTGCTTTGTTCTTTGTTGTGCTAATTGTTGCTGCTAAGCCCGTGTTCGATTTCGTGCTTAGCGGATTAGGAGGCCAAATCTTTTGTCTTTCATTGCTATGAAATAGGAAATGAGCAAACATATTATTGAATATTCAGAAGAAGACGAGGAGGAGGAGGAAGGAGCGTTGACATGCTATGGTTGTGAGAAATTGCGAATATTACATTTTGCATTATGTTAATTGAATTGCATTATTGATTAAATGGTTTATTTGTAGTTAAAGTTCAAGCTGTCAATTTGTCTTCTCCGCGGTATGCGCTGGAACATCACATTAAAGCGGCTTCATATGTGTAAACATGAATATTACAAGTGTTTTAGAGTTGTACGCAAGCGTTTGCCGCAGCAGGTCATCGATCATTGGCTGGCTCATCCATTTGTTTCGACAGAAGACAAAACAAACATTTGTCGTAATAGACGTTAAACATTGCgattttgctattttattattgtgtttACTCGCGTTTTGTACATTTTGTTTTCTTCGCGCTCTCCGCCGTGGCTTCAACGCTTCATTAATGATGGTCATAACCTTTTGTATACACAATTGGCCTCAAAGTTATAATGATACATTTTGTAGTGCGCTGAAATTGggattattgattttattaaggTCAAGGCGCTCACGCCAATTTGCATTTAGCAATTCTTCAAAGCGAAATATCATTTGTGGGTATTATTCATCTGgcaaaatgatttttttggCACAAGTGTAGTAATCTGAGATAGCAAACAGtactcaaaaattaaatgaaaataattttattaaatattaattatatagaaAGCTGTAGTGAATATTTGTCTTTGATGCGGGTTGTAACTTTACATAAATTCCAGATGTGGTCTTTCGTGAAAAATGGAACCAATTCTAGATATCGtcgtaatttaaaattaatttaatacattaaaattttgaatgtgaaaccagtttttgtctttcgcacagctggctactcgattaacgataagcttttttgttttttgtttttgttgtagctgttCATATGAAGTTGATATGTTTCATCAGcagattgctattttatcaataaccacagccaaatttaattaattttaattaatgtagtgaaaaaagatttttcttttgtatggtaaatcgatctacaCCAGCgctttaattgatcaattaactcctgtgctgTGAGTATAATAGATGATCAAAAGGCTTTGACGATTAGACActagtgattttattaaatgtctCCAATCAAATTCTTCTTTCCatcaaattttctcgaattaTCGGGAATATGTTCCATTAAatagatttattatatttgaaaattctacATAGCACTTTTGAACTCATCGTCTTAATTTTCAGGTGTCCGTGGGAATACCATAGTTAACCTAACCTATTTCAGTGAACATAAACTGGGTTATTCATAATACCTTCCAGGTATTCATATCGTTCTTAATAATAAACAcagcaaaattatttatttttctcggTAACTTTGTAATACCTGGCTTTGTACACAAAAACTCACAACGTTTGCAAAAATCTCTGCACAGGTGCTTGGGTTTCAGTGACCCAGAAACaggtaaactaaaaatatttccatggAAGTAGCAGTATAGAAAGATgactttttcattaatattgttAAGGAAAACATAAAACTTTAGTGGTAGGATATAATTAGTACTAGAAAATGAACAtagaatacaaaagaaatggttttaaattgttaaaaatttagtaattcTGAGAGATGATCAAGTTCCAGTTTTCTTTTTATAGATGAGTATATGtttagatacattttttttttgaatttcgaataATGGacattatttagttttttacaaatataagcAATGGAAGATACTTTTTCGTTTCTTCGAATAATCAGCACTTCATATGTGGTCaataagtttttaatattataatagttTCAGGCACAGTCCAATCATAAGCTGTTATATCTTGTGAGGAGACTAAAATTAGGTCTAAGAATTTAAGTAATGTATAATCATGTAATTATTCCAAGGGACACGCAAaccaatttgtttgttttttacaaaatggcgacttctaaaaaaatcgattttttgcctAAAATTCTAGCTtaaatgtgtaataaaaaaacaaattttatcgaTAACAAAAAGATTTGTTTAAGTACTAGAAAATATAGGCTGTGTAAAACTTTGAGACTAATTGGTCCAGCCATTTCCGAGAAatcttggtcaccgactttcaaAACAGAGTTTTGATAAATACAGAGCGCCACACCGGCCTACTACTTTCATATGCTCTGACGCGCCGTTACAATTAGTTATACACCAcgataaataatgtttaatcGAACGAAAGCCAAATAAAGTTGCTCCAAGCCTTGATTCTGGTCTCTCAGGAAATGGTTCGGAATCTTTGGGTATCTTACATGTTACGGGATCTCTCTCTGGTCACGGATTGTGAGATATAAACGTAAGAGAACATCTGATTTTTGAAACCACCGATCTTAACGatagaataaattatttttgcctACTTCATGTGACAGTTAATTATACATGGGCTCACATCGACTAAATCGAGAAAGAAGAACTCATGATGTAATTTTCAAGAATCATTTAAGGTTAACTTCGCAGTAgttaaatgtgttttttcttACACTTTTTAAGAGTCGAAATTCTTATATAGTTTCCAGCTGctcttactatatacatatattaacttaTCGTATGGCTTAATATTAcctcataaattcataattataaTTGGAATTTAACGGTAATCGGAATGTTTTAAGCAAAACTGTTgctgaatatgaatatttgcatttattttaacagAGCTTGGAGAAAAAACGTTACGTTAAGTCTGATATGATTTAA containing:
- the LOC105216308 gene encoding uncharacterized protein LOC105216308, coding for MGSLIRNNTNSASSNNVNNSKSKSSVHYQLFMYQEELRRRNTRGLSVAKSKISLTESLIHENMQNLHNRSDDDLRIICREMSFKKHLQKQVSRCSKLIKLAMSAEKDSMTISTQLSR